In the Nocardioides marmotae genome, GATCGTGATCTCCCCGGCCGAGGTCCTCGAGGTGCTGCGCGCCCGGCTGGTGTCCGTGGCGCCCGACGGGGTGAGCGCGACGTCCGAGGTGATCGTGTGGGACGTCCGCGTCCCGCGCGTGCTGATGGCGATCGCCGCCGGTGCCGGCCTCGCGGTGTGCGGCACCGCGCTGCAGGCGATGGTGCGCAACATGCTGGCCGACCCCTACCTGCTCGGCATCAACTCCGGGGCCTCCAGCGGCGCGGCCGCGACCATCCTGTTCGGGGTGACGCTGGGCGTCGGCGAGCACGCCCTGTCGGCCAGCGCCTTCCTCGGCGCCCTGGCCGCGTCACTGCTGGTCTTCGTCGTGGCCCGCGCCGCCGGGCGGGTGACGTCGGTGCGGCTGCTGCTGGCCGGCGTCGCGGTCGGCTACGCCCTCTCGGCGCTGACGAGCTTCCTCATCTTCGCCTCCGGCTCCGCGGAGGGCGCGCGCTCGGTGATGTTCTGGCTGCTGGGCTCGCTCGCCCTGGCCCAGTGGGGCGCACCCCTGCTCGCGCTGTGCCTGGTCGTCGCGCTGACCGCGCTCGTGCTGACCCTGTGGGGGCGCCGGCTCGACGCGCTGACGATCGGCGACGAGACCGCGCTGGTGCTCGGCGTCTCCCCCACCCGCTTCCGCACCCAGGTGCTCGTCGTCGTCTCGCTGTGCATCGGCTTCGTGGTGGCCGCGTCCGGCTCGATCGGGTTCGTCGGCCTGGTCGTGCCCCACCTGGCCCGCCGCCTGGTCGGCGCGGCCCACGCCTGGTCGGTGCCGACCGCCGCGCTGCTCGGCGCGACCTTCCTGGTCTGGGCCGACCTGCTCTCGCGGATGCTCCTGCAGCCGCGCGAGCTGCCCATCGGGATCGTCACCGCGATGGTCGGCGCCCCGTTCCTGCTCTACCTCATCCGCCGGCTGCACTCCGCCGCGTGATGCCGTCCCCCCGTTCGGACCACCGGAAGGCCCCCGTGAAGCTCCCCCGCAGCGCCGCCCTGGCCGCGACCGCCGTCCTCCTCACGTCGCTCGCCGCCTGCGGCTCCGAGACCGGCTCCTCGGGCTCCTCGGAAGCCGCCGCCGGTGACGGCTCCTACCCGGTGACGGTCGAGAACTGCGGCGCCGACGTCGTCGTCGACCGAGCCCCCGAGAGGGCCGTGCTGCTCAAGCCCGCGGCGGCGACGTACCTCCACGAGCTCGGCGTCCTCGACGACGTCGTCACCGCCCGCGCCGGCGCCTACCCGCGGGGCTACTACGACGAGGAGACCTGGGCCGAGCTCGAGTCGGTCCCGATGCTCTCCGACGACCTCGACTCCGCGGGCCACCTGCAGATCTCCAAGGAGGTCGTGCTCGCCCAGCAGCCCGACATCGTCCTCGGCGAGGCCGACAACCTCACCCGGGAGACCCTCGGCGCCGCCGGCATCCCCCTGATGGAGGAGCCCGCGCTGTGCCCGGAGCCCCCGAGCGACCCGTCCTTCGAGGACGTCCACGACCAGATGCGCACCTACGGCCGCATCTTCGACAGGACCGAGGAGGCCGAGGCCGCGGTCGAGCGGCTCCAGGACCGGCTCGAGGAGATCCTCGCCGAGGTCGACCCCGACGAGAGCCGCACCGCGGCGGTGCTCTACCCCACGGTCGGCGGCGGCACGCCGTACGCCTACGGCACCTCCTCGATGGCCCATCCCCAGCTCGAGGCCGCCGGCTTCACCAACGTCTTCGCCGACACCAGCGAGCGGGTCTTCGAGGTCACCCTCGAGGAGCTCGTCGGCCGCGACCCCGACGTCCTCATCCTGCTCCACTCCGACGGCGACCCCGCCGACGTCGAGGCCGCGATCACGCAGATGAACGGCGCCCGCGCCCTCACCGCGGTCCAGGACGACGCGATCCTCACCCAGCTCTTCAACTTCACCGAGCCGCCCTCGCCCCTGGCGATCGACGGCCTGGAGCGGATCGTCGAGCACTTCCAGCGATGATCTCCGCCCACGACATCGCCTTCGCCTACGGCCGGCGCACGGTCCTCGACGGCGTCGACCTCGACGCCCCGCACGGCCAGGTGCTCGGCCTGGTCGGCCCCAACGGCTCGGGCAAGACCACCCTGCTGCGCACGCTGTACGCCTCGTTGAAGCCCCGGTCGGGCGCGGTCCTCATCGACGGCGACCAGCTCGGCGACCTCCCGGCCCGCGAGGTCGCCCGGCGCGTGGCGGTCGTGGTGCAGGAGACCCCCGGCGACCTGCCGCTGCTGGTCTCCGACATGGTGCTGCTGGGGCGCACGCCGCACCGCTCCGGCTTCGGCCGCAACGGCGCCGAGGACGAACGGATCGCCGCCGACGCCCTCGCCCAGGTCGGTGCGCTGCACCTGGCCGACCAGCCCTTCGACGGTCTCTCCGGCGGCGAGCGGCAGCGCGTGCTCATCGCCCGCGCCCTGGCCCAGGAGTCCACCCACCTGCTGCTCGACGAGCCGACCAACCACCTCGACGTGCGCTACCAGCACGAGGTGCTCGACCTCGCCCGGCGCCTCGCCGTCGAGAACCACCAGACGGTCGTCGTCATCCTCCACGACCTCAACCTCGCGGCGTCCTACTGCGACCGCGTCGCCCTGCTCCACCGCGGCCGCGTCGTGGCCGCCGGCACTCCCGCGCACGTGCTCACCCCCGAGCACCTCGAGCCCGTCTACGAGGTGGCCGTGCGGCGCCTCGAGCTCGACGACGGGTTCCAGCTCGCCTTCCGCCCGCTCTCCGCCCACCGGACCCCCGAGAGGACCACCCGATGACCCCGCCCACCGACGTCCAGGCAGCGATGAACGACTACTGGACCCACCGCTCCGTGCCGTACGACGAGTACCAGCAGCGCGCGGACCGCAAGGAGGTCGACCTCGCCGCCTGGGGCGAGGTCTTCACCGACGCCCTGGGCGCCGAGCCGCTCGACGTCCTCGACGTCGGCACCGGTTCGGGGTACGTCGCCTGCCTGCTCGCGGACCAGGGCCACCGGGTCACCGGCATCGACCTCGCCGAGGGCATGCTCGAGCGCGCCCGGCTGCACGCCGGGGCGATGGACAACCCGCCGACCTTCCTGCGCGGTGACGCGGTCGCGCCCGACTTCCCCGCCGGCTCGTTCGACGCGATCGTCAACCGCTACGTCACCTGGACGCTGCGCGAGCCCGACACGGCGCTGGCCAACTGGCTGCAGCTGCTGCGACCCGGTGGCACCCTCGCGGTCGTCGACGCCACCTGGTTCGCCCGCGGCCTGCACGAGGGCGCCAGCGAGGAGTTCAAGGCGGCGTACGACGAGGAGGTGCGGCAGGCGATCCCGCTCGCGGAGTCCACCTCGATCGAGCCGTTCGCCGAGCGGATCCGGGCCGCCGGCTTCGTCGACGTCGAGGTCGTGGCGCTGACCCGCCTGCACGAGCTGGACCGCGAGCACGGCGTGGCCCCGAACCACGAGGTGCTCATGCAGCACCTCATCCGCGGCACCCGCCCCTGACCGGCGGGCCTCAGCCGCGCGGCTCCGCCCGGACCAGCGGCACCTCGGCGACCCGCGCGGCGGCGAGGTCGGCGGGCAGGGCGGAGCGCATGCCCCACTCGAAGAGCACCAGCGCGAACGCGGTGACCACGACCATGTCGACGCCGGCGGGCAGGACCTCGCGGCCCCCGCCGAACCGGCCGAGGAAGGTCAGCACCAGCACACCGGCGTAGTAGGGCCCCAGCCACGCCAGCGACCCCAGCGCCAGCGAGCCGCGCAGCTGGCGGTCGCGGGCGATGCGCCAGAGCAGCACCGCGATCCCGACGGCGATCGGGAGGGTCAGCTTGATCATCGTCTCCCACCCGGTCCAGTAGATGATCAGGGTGATCACGACGAAGGCGACCCGGGCCAGGACGGGGACCGCGGGCAACCGGAAGGGACGGTCGCGGTCGGGGACCTGGCGCCGGAGCGCGAGCACCGTGACCGGGCCGAGGCACATCGACAGCACGATCGCCCCGGAGTTGAAGGAGAGCAGCTCCGACCACCCGTCGCGGAACGCGAGCAGCAGCACCACCCCGACCACGAGGTTCAGCACCATCGCGCGCAGCGGGACCCCGTGCCGGTTGAAGACCGTCACGGCGTGCGGGAAGAGGCCGTTCTGCGCGGTCGCGACCGCGAGCCGACCGGTGGAGGCGGTGGAGACCAGACCCGCGCCGAAGGGCCCGAGGACGGCGTCGGCCACCACCAGCTTCGCCAGCGCCGTCATGCCCAGTCCGGTGAGGAGGGCAGCCAGCGGCCCGTTCGCCCCGCCCTTCTCGAGGCCGGCCCAGCCCTGGCCGAGGTCGCCGGGGTCGACCGCGCCGATGAAGCCGAGCTGGAGAACGGTGAAGAGCACGGTGCAGATGAGGATGCCCCCGACCAGCGCCACCGGGATGGTCACCTGCGGTCGACGCGCCTCGCCGGCGAGGTCCAGCGCGTGCCGGAAGCCCAGGAACGCGAAGACGACACCGCCCGAGGTGATGGCGCTCATCACCCCGGTGGCCCCGTCGGGGGCGAACCCGGTCTCGCGGATCGGCGCGGTGGAGAACGAGGTGAGCAGCGCGATCGCGATGACCACCGGGATGATCACCTTCACCCAGGTGAGCGCGCTGTTGACCCGGGTGAACAGCGCCACGCCGAAGGCGTTGAGCGCGGTGAACGCGGCCAGCACGACGACCGCTGCCGCGACCCCCGGCAGGCTCAGGGCGCTCTCCCCGTTCGACGAGGCCCCCGCGACGAAGAGCCAGTCGAAGGCCGGCTCGTTGCTGGCGTACTCCAGCATGGCCTGGGTCTCGATCGGTGCGGCCGTCACGTAGCCGACCCACGCCACCCAGCCGACCGCGATGCCGACCCCCTGCCCGTGGCTGAAGGTGGGCAGCAGCCCGAGCCCGCCGACCACCGGGAGCATCGCGGCGATCTCGGCGTAGACCAGCGCGACCGTGATCAGCATCAGCCCGGCGATCGGCCACGCGAGGACGGCGGCCGGACCGGCCTCCTGGGCTGCGAACAGCGGCGCGAACAGCACGCCGGACCCGACCACGCCGCCGACGGCGACGAAGGTCAGCCCGAGGGTGCCGATCGAGCGATCGGGAGCGTGCGGCCCGGCCATCTCGAAGACGGTACGCCGCGGGTGCCGGCCGCGGCCCTGCCGCGAGGCACGCCCCTACGACGCCGTTCCGCCCTTCCCATCTGGCGGCTGGTCGCCTAGCCGCCCGCCTGCGCCGCCAGCCGTTCCCTCCGCCAGGCCCCGAGCCGGTCGCGATCGCCGGTCACGGACCGCGAGCGTCCCCCAAATAAGGGATGCGTGGCCCCCGAGCAGTTCCTACGGTGGCGGACGACGGCCGACCGGCCGGCCGGCCGACCGGAGGCGCGCGTGCTCGAGACCAGGACCAGCCGCCGCGGCGCGGTGGTCGCCGGGCTCGCCGGCGTCGCCGCTCTCGGGCTGGGGGCCGGGAAGGTCGTGGGCCTGCCCGGTCGCGACGGGGATCTGTGGGTGGCCGAGCCGGCTGCCGCGCGACCGGCGTACGGCGCGTGCCCGGCCGAGGGCGGCACGTCGCTGGAGGCCCAGAGCAGCGTGCTGGCGAAGTGGGGCGAGGGGGCCTGCGTGCGGCAGTTCTTCCCGGCGTTCTCGGTGCCCGCGCCGCGCGACCCGGCGGCCTCGGTGGTGCACGCCAGCTGGAAACCGGTCGCGCCCGGGCTCGTCACACCCGCCGCGGTGGCCGCGCTCACCGCCGACCTGCTCCCCGGCGACGTGGTCGAGGTGTGGCACGAGCCGGACACGAAGATGCGCGAGGGCGAGCTGACGATGCGGGAGGCCCTCGCCCTCAAGAACCGCTTCCACGACGTGGTCAAGCAGGTGCGGCCCGACCTCCGGGTCGCCTGCACCCTCAGCGGCTGGGAGGCCGACCCGGCGAACCCGGTGACCCGCGGCGACATCGATCGCTGGGCCGCGGTGCGGGCCGACCTGCTCGGGCTGGACCTCGACGGCGTCCGCCCCGAACGGCTCCCCTACCCCAACTTCCACGGGGAGATGGACACCGCCCGGGACTTCGTGGCGCAGCGCGGCGACTACCAGGGCTGGTGCGTCCCGGAGTTCGGCGCCCCGCGGATCGAGACCGACGTCGACGGCGAGGCGCGGGCGCAGTGGCTGCTGGCGTGCGGGCTGCTGCTCGCCGAGAGCGACCCGGCGTACGTCGCGCTGTTCGAGTACCCCACCTCCCCCGGTTACGAGCTCACCTCCCCCGCCGAGCTGTCCGCGTGGCGGTCGTTCGTCTGAGACGGAGGACGGCTGCCCGGGATCTCGGCAGACGACGCGGGCGCTGGTCCTTCCCCCCGCGGAGCGTCGGGGAGTCGTACCGTCGTCCATGGCCTCGCCCATCGTCGTCCACGGTCTCGTCAAGGACTTCGGCCGCTCCCGTGCGCTCGACGGGTTGGACCTGGAGGTCCGCGCGGGAGAGGTACACGGGTTCCTCGGCCCGAACGGGTCCGGCAAGTCCACGACGATCCGGGTGCTCCTGGGGCTGTTGCGCGCCACGTCCGGCGAGGCCCGGCTCTTCGGCGAGGACCCGTGGAGCCAGGCCACCGACCTCCACCGGCGCCTCGCGTACGTCCCCGGTGAGGTGAACCTGTGGCCGCAGCTCACCGGCGGCGAGGTGATCGACCTGCTCGGCCGGCTGCGGGGGGACCTCGACCGTGCCCGGCGCGACGAGCTGGTCGGCCGCTTCGACCTCGACCCCACCAAGAGGGCGCGCTCGTACTCCAAGGGCAACCGGCAGAAGGTGGCGCTGGTGGCGGCCCTGGCGTCGCGGGCGGAGCTGCTGATCCTCGACGAACCGACCTCCGGCCTGGACCCGCTCATGGAGGAGGAGTTCCAGGAGGTGGTCCGCGAGGTCCGCGACCAGGGCCGCACGGTCCTGCTCTCCAGCCACATCCTCGCCGAGGTCGAGGCGCTCTGCGACCGGGTGAGCATCATCCGGTCCGGTCGCACGGTCCAGAGCGGGTCCCTCGACGAGCTGCGGCACCTCACGCACACGAGGGTGGTCGCGGAGACGGCCCGCCCCGCGGACGCCATCGCCCGGCTGCCGGGGGTGACCGGCGTGCACCGGACCGACGACCGGATCCGCTTCGACGTCGACAGCGACCACCTCGGCGCGGCGATCGCCGGCCTCGCCGAGCTGGGGATCAGGTCCCTGGTCAGCCACCCGCCCACGCTCGAGGAGCTGTTCCTGCGCGAGTACGGCGAGCGGGTCGAGGTGGCCGAGCCGTGAACCGGTTCACCGGGACCTGGACCCTGGTGCGACTCATCCTGCGCTGCGACCGGGTCCGGTTGCCGATCTGGCTGCTCGCGCTCGTCGGGCTGGTCGGCGCGTCGGCCGCCGGCGTGCAGGGCATCTACGACACCGCCGCCTCGCGTGCGTCGTACGCACGGACCGCGGGCGGCAGCGCCGCCTCGATCGCGCTCAGCGGCCCTCCCGTCGCGCTGGACACGATCGGCGGGATCACCGTGTTCGAGGTCAGCCAGGTGGCCGTCGTCGGCGTCTCGCTGATGGCCGTCTTCCTGACCGTCCGCCACACCCGCACCGAGGAGCAGGCCGGACGGACCGAGCTGCTCCGGGCCGGCGTCCTCGGGCGCCACGCCGACCTGGCGGCGATCTGCGTGGTGATGAGCGGCGCCTCGGTCCTCGTGGGCGTCGGGACGCTGCTGACGTTCGTGGGCGTCGGGCTGCCGACCACCGGGTCGCTGGCGTACGCCGCCGCCGTCACCACGCTGGGGCTGGTCTTCACCGGCGTCGCGCTCGTGGCCGCACAGGTGAGCCAGCACAGCCGCGGCGCGACCGGGCTCTCCCTGGCCGTGCTCGGCCTGCTGTACGGCCTGCGCGCGATCGGGGACGTCGAGGGCAGCTGGGTCACCTGGGCATCGCCGATCGGCTGGGCCCAGGCGGTGCGACCGTTCGCGGACGAGCGCTGGTGGCCCCTCGGCCTGGCGCTCGGGTTCGCCGCCGGGACGGCAGCCCTCGCCGGGTGGCTGGCCGGCCGGCGGGACCTCGGCGCCGGCCTCGTGGCCGACCGGCCCGGCCGAGCCCGGGCGTCTCGCCGGCTCGGCAGCCCCCTCGGGCTCGCGGCCCGCCTGCAGCGCGCCGCCGTCATCGGGTGGGCCGTCGGCATGGGGGCGCTCGGCGCGGTCTACGGGTCCTTCGGCCAGGACGTGCAGAGCATGCTGGACGACAACCCCGAGATGGCCGACTACTTCCGCCAGGTGGCCGGCGAGGCGGCCGTCACCGATGCCTACTTCAGCGTCGTCGTGGTGTTCAACGCCATCATCGCCACGGGCTTCACCATCTCCTCGGTGCTCCGGCTGCGCACCGAGGAGAGCGACCTGCACACCGAGCCCGCGCTGGCGACCTCGGTCTCGCGGACCAGGTGGGCCCTCTCGTGGCTGGCCGTGACGGTCCTCGGCAGCGTGCTCGTCGTCGGCACCGCGGGCCTCCTGGCCGGAGTGGTGTGGGCGGCGACGAGCTCCGACCCCGGCCAGGTGGCGGCGTTGACGGCCGCCCAGCTGAGCTACCTGCCGGCCGTGCTGCTCCTCGGCGCGCTGACCTTCCTCGTCTACGGCTGGCAGCCGCACCTCGCGGGGGCCGCGTACGCCGCGCTCGGCGTCTGCTTCGTCATCGGCTGGCTCGGGGACCTCCTGCGCCTGCCGGACTGGGCGATGGGCATCTCCCCGTTCGAGCGCACGCCCCTCGTGCCGTCGGTGGGGTACGACGCCGTACCCCTCGTGGTCATGACCGCGATGGCCGTGACGCTGGCGGTCGTCGGCGAGCGGGGGTTCCGCCGACGCGACCTGCTGGGCGGGTGACCGGCCGATCGGCCGGCCTCCCGGGACCCGTCTCGTGGACCTCCCGCATGACGCCGTCCGAGAGGTCCCGGTGGAGCGCGTGGGCCACCTCGCCGGCCGGCAGGGACACCGTCCTGATCCCCTCGCCGGCGACGTCCACCGGCGTCAGGCAACCCGCGGGGCTCGGCGAGGACCAAGGTCCTCGACAGCATGGTCCGGAGCCTCGGTTGCCCGGCAGCCCGCGCCTGCAGGCTGGGGTCCTCAGAGCCGGATGAGGAGGCCCCCATGGCACGACAGCTGCACGCGGCCGTCATCGCAGAGTCGATGTTCGGCAACACCAGGTCCGTCGCCGACGGCGTCGCGGCCGGGATCGAGCTCGAAGGTGCCACGGTCGACCTGATGAGCGTGGCGGAGGCACCGCCGCTGGACTCCGTCCACGCGGACCTGATCGTGGTGGGGGCACCGACGCACGCGTTCTCCCTCAGCCGGAGGCCGACCCGGGAGGACGCCGTCAAGCAGGGCGCGCCTGCGGAGGCCGCCGGCGGTCCCGGCCTGCGCGAGTGGATCGACGCCGCGTCCGACGACGGAGGGGGGCGCCTGGTCGCGGTGTTCGACACCCGGGTCGCCAAGATCAAGCACCTCCCCGCCAACGCCGCGCACCGCGCCCACCGCATGCTCGAGCGGCGCGGTTACGTCTCCGTCGTACGGCCGGCCGGTTTCCTGGTCGCCGACGTCAAGGGGCCGCTGCTCCCCGACCAGCTCGAGCAGGCCACTGCGTGGGGTCGGACCGTCGCGGTCGCGGCTCAGGACCGGATGGCGACGAGCCCCTGACGCGTGGCGCTCTCACGACCTCGGCACGGTCAGGGGCACGCGCCACTCGATCGTCGTGCCCTGCCCGGGAGAGCTGGAGATCTCACACGTCCCGCCCAGGTCCGCCGCCCGGTGTCTCATGTTCGCGAGGCCGCTCTCCACGACGTCCGGCGGGATGCCGCGTCCGTCGTCGCGGACCGTCAGGGAGACCTGGTCGCCGTCGACGACCAGGCTGACGTCGATCGCTGATGGTGCTGCGTGCCGGGCCGCGTTGGAGAGGGCTTCGGCGAGCACGGCCAGGAGATGGGGCGCGACGGTGTCGGGGACCCGGGCACGCACCGGCCCCTCGATCTGGACCGACGGTATGACCTTGAGCGTGCCGGCGGCGCGCTCGACGATGCGCGTGATCTCCGACTGAAGATCGCCAGTCGCCTCGCCGGCTGTGCTCAGCGCGAAGATCGCTCGCCGGATGTCCCTGATCGTGGCGTCGATGTCGTCGACGGCCGACTCCAGACGCCGGGCCAGCTCGGGTTCGGCCGCGAGCCGACTCGCGCTCTGCAAGCCCAGCCCGACCGCGAAGAGGCGCTGGATGATCAGGTCGTGGAGGTCCCGGCCGATGCGGTCCCGGTCCTCGAAGAGGGTCAGCCTGCGCCGGTCCCGGTTCGCCAGCGAGATCTGCAACGCCAACGCTGCCTGCTCGACGAACGCGGCCGGCAGGTCCGTTTCGAGCGCGGCCCCCGTGGCGTTCTCGGGACACCAGGCCAGAGCCAGCACGCCGCGGAGCCCGGACCCGGT is a window encoding:
- a CDS encoding APC family permease; amino-acid sequence: MAGPHAPDRSIGTLGLTFVAVGGVVGSGVLFAPLFAAQEAGPAAVLAWPIAGLMLITVALVYAEIAAMLPVVGGLGLLPTFSHGQGVGIAVGWVAWVGYVTAAPIETQAMLEYASNEPAFDWLFVAGASSNGESALSLPGVAAAVVVLAAFTALNAFGVALFTRVNSALTWVKVIIPVVIAIALLTSFSTAPIRETGFAPDGATGVMSAITSGGVVFAFLGFRHALDLAGEARRPQVTIPVALVGGILICTVLFTVLQLGFIGAVDPGDLGQGWAGLEKGGANGPLAALLTGLGMTALAKLVVADAVLGPFGAGLVSTASTGRLAVATAQNGLFPHAVTVFNRHGVPLRAMVLNLVVGVVLLLAFRDGWSELLSFNSGAIVLSMCLGPVTVLALRRQVPDRDRPFRLPAVPVLARVAFVVITLIIYWTGWETMIKLTLPIAVGIAVLLWRIARDRQLRGSLALGSLAWLGPYYAGVLVLTFLGRFGGGREVLPAGVDMVVVTAFALVLFEWGMRSALPADLAAARVAEVPLVRAEPRG
- a CDS encoding ABC transporter ATP-binding protein; this encodes MASPIVVHGLVKDFGRSRALDGLDLEVRAGEVHGFLGPNGSGKSTTIRVLLGLLRATSGEARLFGEDPWSQATDLHRRLAYVPGEVNLWPQLTGGEVIDLLGRLRGDLDRARRDELVGRFDLDPTKRARSYSKGNRQKVALVAALASRAELLILDEPTSGLDPLMEEEFQEVVREVRDQGRTVLLSSHILAEVEALCDRVSIIRSGRTVQSGSLDELRHLTHTRVVAETARPADAIARLPGVTGVHRTDDRIRFDVDSDHLGAAIAGLAELGIRSLVSHPPTLEELFLREYGERVEVAEP
- a CDS encoding ABC transporter ATP-binding protein — encoded protein: MISAHDIAFAYGRRTVLDGVDLDAPHGQVLGLVGPNGSGKTTLLRTLYASLKPRSGAVLIDGDQLGDLPAREVARRVAVVVQETPGDLPLLVSDMVLLGRTPHRSGFGRNGAEDERIAADALAQVGALHLADQPFDGLSGGERQRVLIARALAQESTHLLLDEPTNHLDVRYQHEVLDLARRLAVENHQTVVVILHDLNLAASYCDRVALLHRGRVVAAGTPAHVLTPEHLEPVYEVAVRRLELDDGFQLAFRPLSAHRTPERTTR
- a CDS encoding FecCD family ABC transporter permease, which codes for MPSAPALALPREVAVDPLGRGRRRRRNTVIVAGLAAMLVVSTVLGIGVGPIVISPAEVLEVLRARLVSVAPDGVSATSEVIVWDVRVPRVLMAIAAGAGLAVCGTALQAMVRNMLADPYLLGINSGASSGAAATILFGVTLGVGEHALSASAFLGALAASLLVFVVARAAGRVTSVRLLLAGVAVGYALSALTSFLIFASGSAEGARSVMFWLLGSLALAQWGAPLLALCLVVALTALVLTLWGRRLDALTIGDETALVLGVSPTRFRTQVLVVVSLCIGFVVAASGSIGFVGLVVPHLARRLVGAAHAWSVPTAALLGATFLVWADLLSRMLLQPRELPIGIVTAMVGAPFLLYLIRRLHSAA
- a CDS encoding ABC transporter substrate-binding protein, giving the protein MKLPRSAALAATAVLLTSLAACGSETGSSGSSEAAAGDGSYPVTVENCGADVVVDRAPERAVLLKPAAATYLHELGVLDDVVTARAGAYPRGYYDEETWAELESVPMLSDDLDSAGHLQISKEVVLAQQPDIVLGEADNLTRETLGAAGIPLMEEPALCPEPPSDPSFEDVHDQMRTYGRIFDRTEEAEAAVERLQDRLEEILAEVDPDESRTAAVLYPTVGGGTPYAYGTSSMAHPQLEAAGFTNVFADTSERVFEVTLEELVGRDPDVLILLHSDGDPADVEAAITQMNGARALTAVQDDAILTQLFNFTEPPSPLAIDGLERIVEHFQR
- a CDS encoding class I SAM-dependent methyltransferase, translating into MTPPTDVQAAMNDYWTHRSVPYDEYQQRADRKEVDLAAWGEVFTDALGAEPLDVLDVGTGSGYVACLLADQGHRVTGIDLAEGMLERARLHAGAMDNPPTFLRGDAVAPDFPAGSFDAIVNRYVTWTLREPDTALANWLQLLRPGGTLAVVDATWFARGLHEGASEEFKAAYDEEVRQAIPLAESTSIEPFAERIRAAGFVDVEVVALTRLHELDREHGVAPNHEVLMQHLIRGTRP
- a CDS encoding ABC transporter permease, which encodes MNRFTGTWTLVRLILRCDRVRLPIWLLALVGLVGASAAGVQGIYDTAASRASYARTAGGSAASIALSGPPVALDTIGGITVFEVSQVAVVGVSLMAVFLTVRHTRTEEQAGRTELLRAGVLGRHADLAAICVVMSGASVLVGVGTLLTFVGVGLPTTGSLAYAAAVTTLGLVFTGVALVAAQVSQHSRGATGLSLAVLGLLYGLRAIGDVEGSWVTWASPIGWAQAVRPFADERWWPLGLALGFAAGTAALAGWLAGRRDLGAGLVADRPGRARASRRLGSPLGLAARLQRAAVIGWAVGMGALGAVYGSFGQDVQSMLDDNPEMADYFRQVAGEAAVTDAYFSVVVVFNAIIATGFTISSVLRLRTEESDLHTEPALATSVSRTRWALSWLAVTVLGSVLVVGTAGLLAGVVWAATSSDPGQVAALTAAQLSYLPAVLLLGALTFLVYGWQPHLAGAAYAALGVCFVIGWLGDLLRLPDWAMGISPFERTPLVPSVGYDAVPLVVMTAMAVTLAVVGERGFRRRDLLGG
- a CDS encoding flavodoxin family protein translates to MARQLHAAVIAESMFGNTRSVADGVAAGIELEGATVDLMSVAEAPPLDSVHADLIVVGAPTHAFSLSRRPTREDAVKQGAPAEAAGGPGLREWIDAASDDGGGRLVAVFDTRVAKIKHLPANAAHRAHRMLERRGYVSVVRPAGFLVADVKGPLLPDQLEQATAWGRTVAVAAQDRMATSP